The following coding sequences lie in one Elusimicrobiota bacterium genomic window:
- a CDS encoding transposase, whose product MARPLRIEFPGAWYHVMNRGARRSPTYLNDKDRTTFLNLLNDIVETFHIEVHAYCLMTNHYHLLIHTPHGNLGQAMRHLNGVYTQRFNFRHRLDGPLFRGRYKAILVDADTYLTQVSRYIHLNPVESKTTTDPSNYPWSSARYFSKDVKAPPWLKVNATLEYFGKRGAAKESYAKFLSAGVDALTREFYGKPKQGPILGDEAFRKKLPSESNDDTNNPEIPEKKFLHQQVPMTTIFGKVAEAYGLPVDELFRSGRGRRDESIPRMVAMALCRRPGGHALKAIGEAVQSTYSAVSAAGIRLTEKIQTDPTFAKHAQSLIANIFNNQFKT is encoded by the coding sequence ATGGCCCGCCCCCTTCGAATTGAATTCCCTGGCGCGTGGTATCACGTCATGAACAGAGGCGCCCGACGATCACCCACCTATCTCAATGATAAAGATCGAACGACTTTTCTGAACCTCCTTAACGACATCGTTGAAACTTTCCACATTGAAGTTCATGCCTATTGCCTGATGACCAACCATTATCACCTCTTGATTCATACTCCTCACGGAAACCTCGGGCAAGCCATGCGCCATTTGAATGGGGTCTATACTCAACGATTTAATTTCCGCCATCGGCTGGATGGCCCCTTATTTCGGGGAAGATACAAAGCCATCCTGGTGGACGCCGACACCTATTTGACCCAAGTGAGCCGGTACATTCACCTGAACCCCGTGGAATCAAAAACGACAACGGACCCCTCCAATTATCCCTGGTCCAGCGCCCGTTATTTCTCAAAAGATGTGAAAGCCCCCCCCTGGCTTAAGGTCAATGCCACTCTGGAATATTTCGGAAAAAGAGGTGCCGCAAAAGAAAGCTATGCGAAATTTCTTTCAGCGGGGGTCGATGCGCTTACAAGAGAGTTTTACGGAAAGCCCAAACAAGGCCCCATCCTAGGAGACGAAGCCTTTCGAAAAAAGTTGCCCTCAGAATCCAACGACGATACGAACAATCCGGAGATTCCCGAAAAAAAGTTCCTTCACCAACAAGTGCCCATGACAACGATATTCGGAAAAGTGGCGGAAGCGTATGGTCTGCCCGTTGACGAATTGTTTCGAAGTGGTCGAGGCCGAAGGGACGAGAGCATTCCCCGCATGGTGGCCATGGCCCTCTGCCGCCGCCCGGGAGGGCACGCGCTTAAGGCCATTGGGGAAGCGGTCCAATCCACCTATTCGGCCGTCTCCGCGGCCGGAATACGCCTAACCGAAAAGATTCAAACTGACCCCACCTTCGCCAAACACGCTCAATCCCTGATCGCAAACATCTTTAACAACCAATTCAAGACCTGA
- a CDS encoding helicase-associated domain-containing protein — protein sequence MSRLIEILQGYPPEKISEKIEQLGGPPARPFEMPTERIHVLANILLDGGQVRSAIGLMKKKESDVFGYITAQGGHVKEEEVEALFPGGREILKGLINSCLVFENPSVKMKTGLNVVSVPDEFTRDSDNLVGEDTLGALLLAQPSKFHSVVATRYALDRKGGSVLFHSLQIKEKILTPGVAQAVVHEMSTEERALFDKALGADGILQPSDLGPLWRDVVEFQYAMSSRTDNAIQRLYSRGMLFPNRPSYPTYLVVPSDVVALLRPRRELTGPMAPAKDSPVHLRSFGLRLWGDLRVLQAALVSEAIKATQKRLPEKRGMVSFLKALGVDEVDYGFFLYSNGLHHVDGLGSPTENVKKIVQRWVTSWDYVESSPQRFGVAASEMDPCLPDQRRLVMNALKDLPLEQWVSFSEFTDRVETPKWKRLSLQKHVPFYVFSESQTKPKDSRAVLHVIVAESLVWLGLVEIGWRLGSNGKRGITHIRLTRWGQFYLEKTSGAFSGLEVPPKEDKFAVLPHLDISVPPGLKRTLLAKLFGVAVLSGPHTFTLTKGSIADAMNAGLSPTNILDFLKENSKTGVPDAVHRLLGDIGKKHGQVKVGVAETYVTVEDPFLVREILANRAFQRMGPRAVGERAVLFLNGNPNQVLTQLKKMGHFPVFDKTENI from the coding sequence TTGTCCCGTCTAATCGAAATCCTTCAGGGGTATCCCCCAGAGAAAATCTCCGAAAAGATCGAGCAATTAGGTGGGCCGCCCGCGCGTCCTTTTGAAATGCCCACAGAGAGAATTCATGTGTTGGCGAATATCTTACTGGATGGGGGGCAGGTGAGGTCGGCGATCGGTTTGATGAAGAAAAAAGAATCCGACGTTTTTGGCTACATCACGGCCCAGGGGGGGCATGTGAAGGAGGAGGAGGTGGAGGCCCTTTTCCCGGGTGGGCGGGAGATTTTAAAAGGACTTATTAACTCGTGTTTGGTTTTTGAAAACCCTTCGGTGAAAATGAAAACCGGGTTGAATGTGGTTTCTGTTCCGGATGAATTTACACGGGATTCTGACAACTTGGTAGGTGAGGATACGCTGGGGGCGCTACTGCTTGCCCAGCCGTCGAAATTCCATTCGGTTGTGGCCACTCGCTACGCTTTAGATCGGAAAGGGGGGTCTGTGCTTTTTCATTCCCTCCAGATTAAAGAAAAAATATTGACACCCGGTGTGGCGCAGGCGGTTGTCCATGAAATGTCGACCGAAGAAAGGGCTTTGTTTGACAAGGCGTTGGGCGCCGATGGCATTCTTCAACCCAGTGATCTCGGGCCTCTGTGGCGGGATGTTGTTGAATTTCAGTATGCGATGAGCTCTCGGACGGACAACGCCATTCAACGGCTCTATTCCCGGGGAATGCTTTTTCCCAATCGGCCATCCTATCCCACTTATTTGGTTGTTCCTTCGGATGTGGTGGCTTTGTTGCGCCCACGGCGCGAACTCACGGGGCCCATGGCCCCCGCCAAGGATTCGCCCGTCCACCTGCGCAGTTTTGGATTGCGGTTATGGGGGGATCTTCGGGTTCTTCAGGCGGCGCTGGTCAGTGAAGCGATCAAGGCCACTCAGAAAAGGTTACCCGAAAAGAGGGGGATGGTGTCGTTTTTAAAAGCGTTGGGAGTGGACGAAGTTGATTACGGGTTCTTCCTTTATTCGAATGGGCTTCACCATGTCGACGGTCTGGGATCTCCAACAGAAAATGTGAAGAAGATCGTTCAGCGGTGGGTGACGTCGTGGGACTATGTTGAATCGTCGCCCCAGCGGTTTGGGGTAGCGGCGAGCGAGATGGACCCCTGTTTGCCCGATCAGAGGCGTCTGGTAATGAATGCCTTGAAAGATCTGCCCTTGGAACAGTGGGTTTCGTTTTCGGAGTTTACCGATCGAGTGGAAACGCCGAAATGGAAGCGCCTGTCCCTTCAAAAACATGTGCCCTTCTACGTTTTTTCCGAGTCTCAAACGAAACCCAAGGACAGTCGTGCCGTTCTCCATGTCATTGTTGCTGAAAGTTTGGTGTGGTTGGGTTTGGTTGAGATCGGATGGAGGCTTGGCTCGAATGGAAAGCGCGGAATTACGCATATACGGTTGACCCGGTGGGGGCAGTTTTATTTGGAAAAGACTTCTGGGGCCTTTTCAGGTTTAGAGGTTCCGCCGAAAGAAGACAAATTCGCGGTTCTTCCTCATCTCGATATTTCGGTGCCGCCGGGATTGAAAAGAACTTTGTTGGCCAAATTATTTGGGGTTGCCGTTCTTTCGGGGCCCCATACGTTTACGTTGACAAAGGGTTCCATAGCGGACGCTATGAACGCTGGACTGAGCCCCACGAACATCTTGGATTTCCTTAAGGAAAACTCGAAAACAGGGGTGCCCGATGCGGTTCATCGTTTGTTGGGGGACATCGGCAAAAAGCATGGTCAGGTGAAGGTGGGAGTGGCTGAAACGTATGTGACGGTGGAGGATCCTTTTTTGGTGCGGGAGATTTTAGCCAACAGAGCTTTTCAGCGAATGGGACCCCGCGCGGTCGGTGAACGGGCTGTCCTTTTCTTAAATGGAAATCCCAATCAGGTGTTAACTCAACTAAAAAAAATGGGACATTTTCCGGTTTTTGATAAAACAGAAAATATCTAA
- a CDS encoding helicase-associated domain-containing protein, producing the protein MINNQPLIVQSDHGILAETDHPLYSEVRETLGRFAELVKSPEHIHTYRITSLSLWNAAALGMTAGGIKGFLVAHSKYPLPGNVVSEIDHVTARYGKIELHATEDPGVLRLAVLDPTIAAQVARHPKAVEFITPRGTPGEFSLPPVHRGTIKQVLIKIGYPIVDLAGFIEGDERALALRPVTLGGIPFTLRAYQEEAVAHFYQGGTVRGGNGVIVLPCGAGKTVVAMGVMAQIQRRTLILCTSVAAVHQWIRELLDKTDIPPEMVGEYTAANKEIRPITVATYHILTYRHPNDFDLKYFDLFNAQNWGLIIYDEVHLLPAPIFRLTAGLQARRRLGLTATLVREDGKEDEVFSLIGPKRYEAPWKILENQGWIAEAMCHELRVPLDEKHKIIYSSSDQRVRFRLAATYVGKTPVVKQLLAQHAGEPTLVIGQYLDQLKGLAKELKLPLITGQTSNKRREELYEQFRTGKISAMVVSRVANFSIDLPEARVLIQVSGSFGSRQEEAQRLGRILRPKAGGGAANFYTVVATDTVEQEFGLHRQIFLAEQGYRYAVRDIEIGGVPCPV; encoded by the coding sequence ATGATAAATAATCAACCTCTCATTGTTCAAAGCGATCACGGCATTTTGGCTGAAACCGATCATCCCCTTTATTCCGAGGTTCGGGAGACGTTGGGGCGGTTTGCGGAATTGGTGAAATCGCCGGAACATATTCACACCTATAGGATCACCTCTCTTTCCCTTTGGAACGCGGCGGCGTTAGGGATGACGGCAGGGGGGATTAAGGGATTTTTGGTCGCCCATTCCAAGTATCCGTTGCCGGGAAACGTGGTTTCGGAAATTGACCATGTGACCGCGCGGTATGGGAAAATTGAACTTCATGCGACGGAAGACCCGGGGGTATTGAGGCTCGCTGTGTTGGATCCCACCATTGCGGCACAGGTGGCGAGACATCCGAAAGCGGTGGAATTTATTACCCCCAGGGGGACACCGGGGGAGTTTTCTTTGCCGCCTGTTCACCGGGGGACGATTAAGCAAGTTTTAATCAAGATAGGCTATCCCATCGTCGATTTGGCCGGATTTATTGAGGGGGATGAGCGGGCCCTGGCCCTTCGGCCCGTGACCTTGGGCGGAATCCCGTTTACTTTGCGCGCTTATCAGGAAGAGGCGGTGGCTCATTTTTACCAGGGGGGGACCGTGCGGGGAGGCAACGGGGTGATCGTATTGCCTTGCGGGGCCGGGAAAACGGTGGTGGCTATGGGGGTGATGGCGCAAATTCAACGGCGTACGTTGATCTTGTGCACATCGGTGGCCGCGGTTCACCAATGGATTCGGGAGCTGTTGGACAAAACTGATATTCCCCCCGAAATGGTGGGGGAATACACGGCGGCCAATAAAGAGATTCGGCCCATTACGGTGGCCACGTATCACATTCTCACTTATCGGCATCCCAACGATTTTGATTTGAAATATTTTGACCTTTTTAACGCGCAGAATTGGGGGCTCATTATTTATGATGAGGTTCACCTCTTGCCGGCGCCCATCTTTCGTCTGACCGCGGGGTTGCAAGCCCGGCGCCGGTTGGGGTTGACCGCCACGTTGGTGCGGGAGGATGGCAAGGAAGACGAGGTGTTCTCTCTCATTGGGCCGAAACGCTATGAGGCCCCTTGGAAAATTTTGGAGAACCAGGGGTGGATTGCCGAGGCGATGTGTCACGAACTGCGGGTGCCCCTGGATGAAAAACATAAAATTATTTATTCCTCATCGGATCAGAGGGTGCGGTTTCGTTTGGCGGCGACCTATGTGGGGAAGACCCCTGTCGTTAAACAGCTGTTGGCCCAGCACGCGGGGGAACCCACGTTGGTCATTGGGCAATATTTGGATCAACTGAAAGGGTTGGCGAAAGAACTGAAGTTGCCTCTGATCACGGGGCAGACCTCCAACAAACGGCGGGAGGAGCTGTACGAACAGTTTCGGACGGGGAAGATTTCGGCCATGGTGGTGTCGCGGGTGGCGAACTTTTCCATTGATCTGCCGGAGGCGCGGGTGTTGATTCAAGTTTCCGGCTCGTTTGGGTCGCGGCAGGAGGAGGCTCAGCGGTTGGGCCGCATTTTGCGACCGAAAGCGGGCGGGGGGGCGGCTAACTTTTACACGGTGGTGGCCACGGACACGGTGGAGCAAGAGTTTGGCCTTCACCGGCAAATATTTTTGGCGGAGCAGGGGTACCGTTACGCTGTGCGAGATATTGAAATCGGGGGGGTCCCTTGTCCCGTCTAA
- a CDS encoding transglutaminase domain-containing protein, producing the protein MAHVPLQWAIALVVASLLTACGQNARSGASKGPAPSLVSADIQAGIETHIENESRRGGGVFRLNHGDRELQMTLVRVHTEYLAKLGPERHFACVDLADEKGDVYDVDFFMAGKPGRMTVTETTVHKLNGQPYYVWEQDKEKNWHRIPVERASEMDFGVLRGTDSFHFTYAGVLPALDGPARMWIPVPTTDRFQNVELLSLQAPGRQTFTQDLDHGNRVLVLDLDPGDAGKPIDIRFAVQRFEKSAYSAPSPEARDLAPERLVPSDPMFKKTAEEVLQGKKGELVRARALYDHVIDRMRYAKSGEGWGKGDAVYACDSRSGNCTDFHAYFIALARSVGIPARFAIGVGVPSERNDGGIDGYHCWAEFYADGKWWPVDISEADKYSALATYYFGHHPANRLELSRGRDLNVDPAPASGPINFLAYPLLEVAGKPVTVPVQFSFERTKVRTKQ; encoded by the coding sequence ATGGCTCACGTGCCTCTTCAGTGGGCAATCGCTTTAGTCGTGGCGAGCCTTCTTACAGCTTGTGGGCAGAATGCGCGGAGCGGGGCCTCAAAAGGCCCCGCTCCGTCATTAGTGAGCGCGGACATTCAGGCGGGGATTGAAACGCATATCGAGAACGAATCCCGCCGCGGGGGGGGCGTGTTTCGGTTAAATCACGGCGACCGCGAATTGCAAATGACGTTGGTACGTGTTCACACCGAATATTTGGCAAAACTTGGACCTGAGCGGCATTTCGCCTGTGTGGACCTGGCCGACGAGAAGGGCGATGTTTACGATGTGGATTTCTTTATGGCTGGGAAACCTGGCCGCATGACGGTGACGGAAACCACGGTCCACAAGTTAAACGGACAGCCTTACTACGTGTGGGAACAGGACAAAGAAAAGAATTGGCATCGGATCCCCGTGGAAAGAGCTTCGGAAATGGATTTTGGCGTTCTCCGGGGGACCGATTCATTCCACTTTACCTACGCGGGCGTATTGCCTGCCCTGGATGGTCCTGCCCGCATGTGGATCCCCGTGCCGACAACGGACCGGTTTCAGAACGTGGAGTTGCTTTCGCTTCAAGCCCCGGGGCGTCAGACCTTTACCCAGGATTTGGATCACGGCAACCGCGTCCTCGTTCTGGATTTGGACCCGGGAGACGCGGGTAAACCCATCGATATCCGCTTTGCGGTTCAACGATTTGAAAAATCCGCCTATTCGGCGCCATCACCGGAGGCTCGGGATCTGGCGCCGGAACGGCTTGTCCCGAGCGATCCCATGTTTAAAAAAACAGCTGAAGAGGTTCTTCAAGGGAAAAAGGGGGAGCTGGTCCGTGCGCGGGCGCTCTACGACCATGTGATTGACCGGATGCGTTACGCGAAATCGGGGGAGGGGTGGGGGAAGGGGGATGCTGTTTACGCCTGTGACTCCCGGTCCGGCAACTGCACGGATTTTCATGCGTATTTTATCGCCTTGGCTCGGTCTGTGGGGATCCCGGCCCGCTTCGCCATCGGCGTGGGAGTCCCCTCGGAACGGAACGACGGAGGCATCGATGGATACCACTGTTGGGCGGAATTTTACGCGGACGGAAAATGGTGGCCCGTGGACATTAGTGAGGCTGACAAGTATTCGGCACTGGCGACCTATTATTTCGGGCACCATCCGGCCAACCGCTTGGAACTGAGCCGGGGTCGGGATTTGAACGTGGACCCGGCCCCCGCCTCCGGCCCCATTAACTTTCTCGCTTATCCTCTCCTGGAAGTGGCCGGAAAACCCGTGACCGTTCCCGTCCAATTCTCGTTTGAACGGACAAAGGTTCGCACAAAACAATAG
- a CDS encoding ATP-binding protein produces the protein MELDRLFSPPSQSFFLFGPRGSGKTTWARKVYSKACWVNLLEMDMLRRLSSRPEGLKEIVIPQPMGATIVIDEIQKIPALLSVVHDLLEQEVKRGWQFVLTGSSARQLKRAGSDLLAGRAITRTMHPFLAVELGEAFNLDRALEQGLLPVIWMAANPSESLKSYIGTYVREEVQAEGLVRNLGNFHRFLEAISFSHASVLNVSNVARECEVERKTVMGYVDLLEDLLLSVRLPVFTKRARRKMSDHPKFYFVDSGVFRSLRPAGPLDLGGDVVGAALEGLVFQHLRAWKAYGANDQSFFYWRTQAGVEVDFVIYSPQGLWAIEVKNSSRVRSQDLRSLKSFKEDYPEAKTFLLYRGTEHLIVQGIPCLPVTDFLKKLLPSKSLDDVVPL, from the coding sequence ATGGAATTAGACAGGCTGTTTTCACCGCCTTCTCAGAGCTTTTTTCTTTTTGGGCCTCGAGGGTCCGGAAAGACCACTTGGGCGAGAAAGGTTTATTCCAAGGCGTGTTGGGTCAATTTGTTAGAGATGGACATGTTGCGGCGGCTTTCTTCTCGACCGGAAGGGCTTAAGGAGATCGTTATTCCCCAACCCATGGGGGCGACGATCGTGATTGATGAGATTCAAAAAATCCCCGCTCTTTTGTCCGTGGTTCACGATTTGTTGGAACAGGAAGTTAAACGGGGGTGGCAGTTTGTTCTAACCGGGTCCAGTGCCCGGCAACTTAAACGTGCAGGGTCGGATTTGTTGGCGGGCCGCGCCATCACGCGGACGATGCACCCGTTCCTGGCGGTTGAACTGGGGGAAGCGTTTAATTTGGATAGGGCTTTGGAGCAGGGATTGCTCCCAGTCATATGGATGGCGGCAAACCCATCGGAATCCCTCAAGTCCTACATCGGGACCTATGTCCGCGAAGAAGTTCAGGCCGAGGGATTGGTTCGGAATCTGGGGAATTTTCACCGTTTTTTGGAAGCCATCAGTTTTTCCCACGCTTCAGTCCTGAATGTCAGCAATGTTGCCCGAGAATGTGAAGTGGAACGGAAAACGGTTATGGGTTATGTGGACCTTTTGGAAGATTTGCTCTTGAGCGTGCGGCTCCCGGTGTTTACGAAGCGGGCCCGTCGAAAGATGTCGGATCACCCCAAATTCTATTTTGTCGATTCCGGGGTCTTTCGTTCTTTGCGTCCCGCAGGGCCACTGGATTTAGGGGGCGATGTGGTGGGCGCGGCGTTAGAGGGGCTTGTTTTTCAACATTTAAGGGCTTGGAAGGCTTACGGCGCGAACGATCAATCGTTTTTTTATTGGCGGACCCAGGCTGGGGTGGAGGTTGATTTTGTCATTTACTCCCCTCAGGGACTGTGGGCGATCGAAGTAAAAAATTCTTCCCGGGTTCGTTCCCAGGATCTCCGATCGCTCAAATCGTTCAAAGAAGACTATCCCGAAGCGAAAACCTTTCTCCTTTATCGGGGAACGGAACACCTCATTGTTCAGGGAATTCCATGTCTTCCGGTGACCGATTTTCTGAAGAAACTTCTTCCCTCTAAATCTCTGGATGACGTTGTTCCTCTGTAA
- a CDS encoding SAM-dependent methyltransferase, which produces MHRANHDVVQWLAGHPSLDGLKARYPRWWQETAAELLGVLGERRLGLVADHLSHLRTLEANALGRLAGKKVDSSGATKDLVKSRMAVLAMEQILAGAVVGKDTGPLRFNWWNGTVLQRLFFRRGLERKPASYGWFRVCWPFLTQRKFLMPLVQPKGIYCFFTTRLVKELAQKIGTAPALEIAAGDGTLTRFLADKGVHIHAMDNHSWSHAIQFPSHVQKTSVGPALAAHRPEVVLCSWPPAGNDFERTVFSFPTVKTYIVIASRHSFAAGNWRDYTLQKEFSWARDETLSRYVLPPELDPAVYVFQRKR; this is translated from the coding sequence ATGCATAGGGCGAACCATGACGTTGTTCAGTGGTTGGCGGGGCATCCCTCGTTAGATGGGCTGAAGGCGCGGTATCCCCGTTGGTGGCAGGAAACGGCCGCGGAACTGTTGGGGGTATTGGGCGAGCGGAGGTTGGGCTTGGTGGCGGACCATCTCTCCCATTTGCGCACGCTTGAGGCCAATGCTCTTGGGCGATTGGCTGGAAAAAAAGTCGATTCCAGTGGGGCCACCAAAGATTTGGTCAAAAGTCGTATGGCGGTTTTGGCCATGGAACAAATTTTGGCTGGGGCGGTGGTGGGGAAAGACACCGGACCTCTTCGGTTTAATTGGTGGAACGGGACGGTGTTGCAACGGCTCTTTTTTCGACGGGGGCTGGAAAGAAAGCCCGCTTCTTATGGGTGGTTTCGGGTTTGTTGGCCGTTTTTAACCCAGCGCAAATTCTTGATGCCGCTGGTTCAGCCCAAGGGCATTTATTGTTTTTTTACCACACGGTTGGTGAAAGAATTGGCTCAGAAGATCGGGACTGCGCCGGCTTTGGAGATTGCGGCTGGGGATGGAACGTTAACACGGTTTCTGGCGGATAAAGGGGTTCACATTCACGCCATGGATAACCACAGTTGGTCCCACGCCATTCAGTTTCCTTCCCATGTTCAAAAAACGTCGGTGGGCCCGGCCTTGGCCGCCCATCGGCCCGAAGTGGTCCTTTGTTCTTGGCCTCCGGCGGGGAACGATTTTGAACGGACGGTGTTTTCTTTCCCAACGGTAAAAACCTATATTGTGATTGCCAGCCGCCATTCCTTTGCCGCGGGGAATTGGAGAGACTACACCCTTCAAAAAGAATTTAGTTGGGCCCGTGACGAAACATTGAGCCGCTATGTGTTGCCCCCTGAATTGGACCCCGCGGTGTATGTTTTTCAGAGGAAAAGGTAA
- a CDS encoding Fic family protein: MMSFRDQWLTKFSIPSGAVWLMTDIARCQGRQDLFTKQSPQTLNALREMALIQSAESSNRIEGVTVDPERLRPLVLGASRPRDRSEEEVFGYRQALNLIHAEGKALLFTPALLRKLHQLIQEGAGDAGQWKKVDNEIIEARSGQPPLIRFKPVSVAHTRQAVEELCLAYQHSVEQGEHHPLLRVAAFIFDFLCIHPFRDGNGRVSRLLTLAGLYHNDFEVGRYISLERLVEESKEDYYRVLHESSLHWHTAQHDFVPWFSYFLSILRRAYREFEDRAKQAVSTRGSKTALVLGAIEGMKKEKFTLGQLEHNCPGVSKDMVRRVVRSLQSKRRLKSLGRGPGALWQKVDNKQ, encoded by the coding sequence ATGATGTCTTTCCGTGACCAATGGCTGACAAAATTTTCAATTCCATCTGGTGCGGTTTGGCTGATGACAGACATCGCCCGTTGTCAGGGGCGGCAGGATTTATTCACTAAGCAATCGCCGCAGACACTGAACGCCCTTAGAGAAATGGCGCTTATTCAGAGTGCCGAGTCCTCCAACCGAATTGAAGGAGTGACTGTCGACCCCGAGCGATTGCGTCCGCTGGTCCTTGGCGCTTCCCGTCCACGAGACCGGTCGGAGGAAGAGGTCTTTGGTTATCGCCAAGCCCTCAATCTTATTCATGCGGAAGGGAAGGCCCTCCTTTTCACCCCCGCTCTTCTAAGAAAATTACATCAACTCATTCAAGAAGGGGCTGGTGACGCGGGGCAATGGAAAAAAGTCGATAACGAAATTATTGAGGCCCGCTCAGGTCAACCTCCCCTTATTCGCTTCAAACCCGTCTCGGTGGCCCACACTCGACAGGCAGTGGAGGAGCTTTGTTTGGCCTATCAACACTCGGTCGAGCAGGGAGAGCATCATCCTCTGCTCCGGGTCGCCGCGTTTATTTTTGATTTTTTGTGCATCCACCCGTTTCGCGATGGAAACGGTCGCGTTTCACGATTGTTGACATTGGCCGGGCTCTACCATAATGATTTTGAAGTGGGTCGCTACATCAGTTTGGAACGGCTCGTGGAAGAATCGAAAGAGGATTATTATCGGGTTTTGCATGAAAGTTCTTTGCATTGGCATACGGCTCAACACGATTTCGTTCCGTGGTTTAGTTATTTTCTATCGATTCTCCGGAGAGCTTACCGCGAGTTTGAAGATCGGGCCAAACAGGCCGTGTCCACACGCGGGTCCAAGACGGCCCTTGTTTTAGGGGCCATAGAAGGAATGAAAAAAGAAAAATTTACTCTTGGCCAACTTGAACATAATTGCCCAGGAGTGAGCAAAGACATGGTTCGGCGGGTGGTCCGATCTCTTCAAAGCAAACGGAGGTTGAAAAGTTTGGGAAGGGGTCCCGGGGCACTCTGGCAGAAAGTTGATAATAAACAATGA
- a CDS encoding 3-isopropylmalate dehydrogenase: MGGDGTGPEVVNEGLKVLKALGKSLNLSFDWVPFDLGGERYKKTGEILPDSALADLRKVDAIYLGAIGHPDVKPGILEKGLLLRLRFELDQYINLRPVKLYPNVATPLKDKGPEHIDFVVVRENTEGLYTGAGGILKKGTPDEVAVQESINTRKGVERCLRYAFKLTQERAKEKKLTLCGKTNVLTFAFDLWERAFHEVAKDFSDVKTDYAHVDATCMWMVKNPEWFDVIVTDNMFGDIITDLGAMIQGGMGIAAGGNINPEGVSMFEPIGGSAPKYTGQNVINPLAAICAGGMMMDTLGQKEAAKRVEGAVIKLLNSGKMKSQAAGKMGMSTSEIGDWVAANV, encoded by the coding sequence ATGGGCGGTGATGGTACGGGTCCTGAAGTGGTTAACGAAGGGCTCAAAGTTCTGAAAGCGTTAGGGAAATCTCTCAATCTTTCCTTCGACTGGGTCCCTTTTGATCTGGGCGGAGAACGTTATAAAAAAACCGGGGAAATCTTGCCCGATTCCGCCTTGGCGGACCTGCGGAAAGTGGACGCTATTTACTTGGGCGCCATCGGCCATCCCGATGTGAAACCTGGGATTTTGGAAAAGGGTCTTTTGCTCCGCCTGCGGTTTGAACTGGACCAGTACATCAATTTGCGTCCGGTGAAGCTTTACCCCAACGTGGCCACCCCCCTGAAAGATAAGGGGCCGGAACACATCGATTTCGTGGTGGTGCGGGAAAACACCGAAGGTCTTTACACGGGCGCTGGCGGGATCTTAAAGAAGGGGACCCCAGACGAAGTGGCGGTTCAAGAATCCATCAACACGCGCAAGGGCGTGGAGCGGTGTTTGCGTTACGCTTTCAAGCTGACCCAGGAACGGGCCAAAGAAAAAAAACTGACCCTCTGCGGCAAGACCAACGTGTTGACCTTTGCCTTCGATCTCTGGGAACGGGCGTTCCACGAAGTAGCCAAGGACTTCTCCGATGTAAAAACCGATTACGCCCACGTGGACGCCACCTGCATGTGGATGGTGAAGAATCCGGAATGGTTCGACGTGATCGTGACCGACAACATGTTCGGTGACATCATCACCGATCTGGGCGCCATGATCCAAGGCGGGATGGGCATTGCCGCGGGGGGGAACATCAACCCCGAAGGCGTTTCCATGTTTGAGCCCATTGGTGGGTCCGCTCCCAAATACACGGGCCAAAACGTGATCAACCCCCTCGCCGCCATTTGCGCGGGTGGCATGATGATGGACACCCTGGGCCAGAAGGAAGCCGCCAAACGGGTGGAAGGCGCGGTCATCAAACTGCTCAATTCCGGTAAAATGAAAAGCCAAGCCGCCGGAAAAATGGGTATGTCCACTTCCGAAATTGGAGATTGGGTCGCCGCTAACGTTTAA
- a CDS encoding PilZ domain-containing protein produces the protein MSEGRRPSGQIPRADCRAATDFVVEVYHGDGKTLWGISRLLDLSISGACVESTSEWNEGEDVVLHVLLDKRNLLALPARVLWKRVYSKTHHFGLKFQNYPHEFQSVIEGFVQDYETRLHRMSPKNISKV, from the coding sequence ATGAGCGAGGGGAGGCGACCGTCGGGGCAGATTCCCCGGGCGGATTGTCGGGCGGCCACGGATTTTGTGGTGGAAGTTTATCATGGGGATGGAAAAACCTTGTGGGGGATTTCCCGACTATTGGATTTGTCCATTTCAGGTGCCTGCGTGGAATCCACGAGCGAGTGGAACGAAGGGGAAGACGTGGTGCTTCATGTTTTGCTCGATAAGCGGAACCTGTTGGCCCTCCCCGCGCGGGTGTTGTGGAAACGGGTGTATTCAAAAACCCATCATTTCGGATTAAAGTTTCAAAACTATCCACACGAATTCCAAAGCGTTATCGAAGGGTTTGTTCAAGATTATGAAACCCGATTGCATCGCATGTCACCTAAAAATATTTCAAAAGTGTAA